One Methylosinus sp. LW4 genomic region harbors:
- a CDS encoding FAD-dependent oxidoreductase: MLIGVIGAGVAGLTAAFEIARAGASFGAEVELVERAAGPGRGCSHFAGGMIAPWCELESAEPIVATLGEEALAFWTKDIPVAKIAGSLVVAPPRDRAELTEFSRRTRCFERLDADGLAALEPALAGRFSAGLHFPQEAHLEPRAAMAALFERLQTMDNVRIRLCADSVPRADWIVDCRGFAARGELAELRGVKGEMLVLRSEEIELSRPVRMLHPRHPVYVVPRGQGVFMVGATMIENEERSRVTARSIVELVNSAFAIHPAFAEAEIVETGSDVRPAFPDNLPRISRQGRTLSINGLYRHGFLLAPALARRVARFLFTGEIFPEVMNANQGEWADARGRGADIGAPHRGIGL, from the coding sequence ATGCTGATCGGCGTGATCGGCGCCGGCGTCGCCGGCCTGACCGCGGCTTTCGAGATCGCTCGCGCCGGCGCGTCCTTCGGCGCCGAGGTCGAGCTGGTGGAGAGAGCGGCGGGGCCGGGCCGCGGCTGCTCGCATTTCGCCGGTGGCATGATCGCGCCCTGGTGCGAATTGGAGAGCGCCGAGCCCATCGTCGCGACGCTCGGCGAGGAGGCGCTCGCCTTCTGGACCAAGGACATTCCCGTCGCGAAAATCGCGGGCAGCCTCGTCGTCGCGCCGCCGCGCGACCGCGCCGAGCTGACCGAATTCTCCCGCCGCACCCGCTGTTTCGAGCGGCTGGACGCCGATGGCCTCGCGGCGCTGGAGCCGGCGCTCGCCGGGCGATTCTCGGCCGGGCTCCATTTTCCGCAGGAGGCGCATCTCGAGCCGCGCGCAGCGATGGCGGCGCTGTTCGAACGTTTGCAGACAATGGACAATGTCCGCATCCGGCTCTGCGCCGATTCTGTCCCGCGGGCGGATTGGATCGTCGATTGCCGCGGCTTCGCCGCGCGCGGCGAGCTGGCGGAGCTGCGCGGCGTCAAGGGCGAGATGCTCGTGCTGCGCAGCGAGGAGATCGAATTGTCCCGTCCCGTCCGCATGCTGCATCCGCGCCATCCGGTCTATGTGGTGCCGCGCGGGCAGGGCGTGTTCATGGTCGGCGCGACGATGATCGAGAATGAGGAGCGCTCCCGCGTCACCGCGCGCTCCATCGTCGAGCTGGTCAATTCGGCCTTCGCCATTCATCCCGCTTTCGCCGAGGCGGAGATCGTCGAGACGGGCTCGGATGTGCGCCCCGCGTTCCCGGACAATCTGCCGCGCATTTCGCGCCAGGGCCGGACGCTCTCTATCAACGGGCTCTATCGGCATGGATTTTTGCTGGCGCCGGCGCTGGCGCGCCGTGTCGCGCGCTTCCTCTTCACGGGCGAGATCTTCCCGGAGGTCATGAATGCGAATCAGGGTGAATGGGCAGACGCTCGAGGTCGAGGCGCCGACATTGGAGCGCCTCATCGAGGAATTGGGCTTTAG
- a CDS encoding DUF4160 domain-containing protein, whose translation MSPTLFRQRGYRFYFFSREEPRAHVHVYHPDGEAKFWMEPEIEVARNQGLSAQALLEIEIMIRDHEKEIRDAWRRHFPG comes from the coding sequence ATGTCGCCGACGCTGTTTCGCCAAAGAGGATACCGCTTCTATTTCTTCTCACGTGAAGAGCCGAGAGCGCATGTTCATGTCTACCATCCAGACGGCGAAGCCAAGTTTTGGATGGAGCCGGAAATCGAGGTCGCGCGCAATCAAGGGCTGTCGGCTCAGGCCTTGCTGGAGATCGAGATCATGATCCGAGACCATGAAAAGGAGATCAGAGATGCCTGGCGTCGACACTTCCCCGGTTGA
- a CDS encoding DUF2442 domain-containing protein, with translation MPGVDTSPVEVSGVTKLGVWLRLDDEQLFMPFDQFPWFRTAAVSQIFEVERLNPHHLYWPELDVDLHVDSIRHPENFPLVAQPPR, from the coding sequence ATGCCTGGCGTCGACACTTCCCCGGTTGAAGTCTCGGGTGTGACGAAGCTCGGCGTCTGGCTGCGGCTGGACGATGAGCAGCTCTTCATGCCTTTCGACCAGTTTCCGTGGTTCCGCACAGCCGCGGTCTCGCAGATATTCGAGGTGGAACGGCTAAATCCGCATCATCTCTATTGGCCGGAGCTGGATGTCGATCTGCATGTCGACTCCATTCGCCACCCCGAAAATTTTCCGCTCGTGGCGCAGCCGCCGCGATAA
- a CDS encoding quinoprotein relay system zinc metallohydrolase 2, with protein sequence MLQRTILALAITCLCLVASGAKSFELTEIAPGVFVHQGVTALMSRDNAGGIANLGAIVGAEAVAVIDTGGSRAEGEAFLAALQQRTTKPIRYVIDTHVHPDHIFGNIAFRDTGAVFVGHKNLARAMATRGPHYLSSFREAMGALLDGVILVPPTLAVERETILDLGGRAITLRAWRTAHSDSDLTVLDPQSGTLFTGDLLFLQHVPIVDGSLLGFLSVIEELRKIEAVRVVPGHGPAVAPWPQALEAQKAYFDHLTRDLRADIAKGETLARAVTTAGRSEKPNWLLFEDYHTRNATAGFAELEWEAP encoded by the coding sequence ATGCTGCAACGCACTATTCTAGCGCTCGCCATCACATGTCTCTGCCTCGTCGCGAGCGGCGCGAAAAGCTTCGAGCTGACGGAGATCGCGCCCGGAGTATTCGTTCATCAGGGGGTGACCGCCTTGATGTCCCGCGACAACGCTGGCGGCATCGCCAATCTCGGCGCCATTGTCGGCGCGGAGGCGGTCGCCGTCATCGACACGGGCGGCAGCCGCGCGGAGGGCGAGGCCTTCCTCGCTGCATTGCAGCAGCGCACGACCAAGCCGATCCGCTATGTCATCGACACCCATGTCCATCCCGATCATATTTTCGGGAATATTGCCTTTCGAGACACGGGAGCGGTCTTCGTCGGGCACAAGAATCTCGCCCGCGCCATGGCGACGCGCGGCCCGCATTATCTCTCGTCTTTCCGCGAGGCGATGGGCGCCCTGCTCGACGGTGTGATTCTGGTTCCGCCGACCCTCGCCGTCGAGCGCGAGACGATTCTCGATCTCGGGGGCCGCGCGATCACGCTGAGAGCCTGGCGCACCGCCCATAGCGATTCCGATCTCACCGTGCTCGACCCGCAGAGCGGCACGCTCTTTACCGGCGATCTCTTGTTTCTGCAGCATGTGCCGATCGTCGACGGAAGCCTCTTGGGCTTTCTGTCCGTCATAGAGGAATTGCGAAAGATCGAGGCGGTCCGAGTCGTGCCGGGCCATGGGCCGGCGGTCGCTCCCTGGCCGCAGGCGCTGGAGGCGCAAAAGGCCTATTTCGACCATCTCACGCGCGATTTGCGCGCCGACATCGCCAAAGGCGAGACACTCGCGCGCGCGGTCACGACCGCCGGCCGCAGCGAAAAGCCCAATTGGCTGCTGTTCGAGGATTATCACACGCGCAACGCCACGGCCGGCTTCGCCGAGCTGGAATGGGAGGCCCCTTGA
- a CDS encoding J domain-containing protein, with protein sequence MDLNSPLFDRIRVKPEQRQERRETRFRCDAPGCEAEGAHRAPMGRLREGQYFCFCLEHVREYNNSYNYFNGMSDEDVARYLKDDATTGHRPTWSMGVKRGQASFREDPLRPENFADPMGLYRQRAHRARPQAEASPRYSAVTIKALNALGLDETAGAEAIKTRYKELVKRHHPDANGGDRSCEERLREIIHAYKTLRAAKLV encoded by the coding sequence ATGGATTTGAATTCGCCCCTCTTCGATCGTATCCGCGTGAAGCCCGAGCAGAGGCAGGAGCGCCGCGAGACTCGTTTTCGCTGCGACGCGCCCGGCTGCGAGGCCGAGGGGGCCCATCGCGCGCCCATGGGACGGCTGCGCGAGGGGCAATATTTCTGCTTCTGCTTGGAGCACGTGCGAGAATATAATAATTCATACAATTACTTCAACGGAATGAGCGACGAGGACGTCGCCCGCTATCTGAAGGACGACGCCACCACCGGCCATCGCCCCACCTGGTCCATGGGCGTGAAGCGCGGCCAGGCCTCCTTTCGCGAGGACCCGCTGCGGCCCGAGAATTTCGCCGATCCCATGGGCCTCTACCGGCAGCGGGCGCATCGCGCCCGGCCGCAGGCGGAGGCGAGCCCGCGCTATTCGGCGGTGACGATCAAGGCGCTGAATGCGCTCGGATTGGATGAGACCGCCGGTGCGGAGGCGATAAAGACGCGCTATAAGGAGCTCGTCAAACGTCACCATCCCGACGCCAATGGCGGAGATCGCTCCTGCGAGGAAAGACTGCGGGAGATCATTCACGCATATAAGACGTTGCGGGCCGCCAAGCTCGTTTGA
- a CDS encoding thiazole synthase produces MSKPDDLVVYDARLSSRFLLGTARYPSPAILAEAIRAAGAEIVTVSLRREAGGSRAGESFWRLIRELGVRVLPNTAGCRTAKEAVATAQMARELFGTNWIKLEVIGEEDTLQPDVFGLVEAARILSDDGFCVFPYTTEDLVVAERLLDAGCRVLMPWAAPIGSGRGINNLFGLRALRAHFPDTPLIVDAGLGAPSQAAAVMELGFDAALLNTAVARAGDPVAMARAFSLAIEAGRAAYLSGLMEPRDMASPSTPVLGRAFGDGFEA; encoded by the coding sequence ATGAGCAAGCCCGACGACCTCGTCGTCTATGATGCGAGACTATCCTCCCGCTTCCTGCTCGGCACGGCGCGCTATCCTTCGCCGGCGATACTCGCCGAGGCGATCCGCGCCGCGGGGGCGGAGATCGTCACCGTCTCGCTGCGGCGGGAGGCGGGAGGCTCGCGCGCGGGCGAGAGCTTTTGGCGGCTCATTCGCGAATTGGGCGTGCGCGTGCTGCCCAACACAGCCGGCTGCCGCACGGCCAAGGAGGCCGTCGCCACTGCCCAAATGGCGCGCGAGCTGTTCGGAACCAATTGGATCAAGCTCGAGGTCATCGGCGAGGAGGACACGCTGCAGCCGGACGTCTTCGGCCTGGTGGAGGCGGCGCGCATCCTCAGCGACGACGGCTTTTGCGTCTTTCCCTATACGACAGAGGATCTCGTCGTCGCGGAGCGGCTGCTGGACGCCGGCTGCCGCGTGCTGATGCCCTGGGCGGCGCCGATCGGCTCCGGCCGCGGGATCAACAATCTCTTCGGACTCCGGGCGTTGCGCGCGCATTTTCCCGATACGCCGCTCATCGTGGACGCCGGCCTCGGCGCGCCCTCGCAGGCGGCGGCGGTCATGGAGCTCGGCTTCGACGCCGCTCTGCTCAACACGGCGGTGGCGCGCGCCGGCGATCCGGTGGCCATGGCGCGGGCCTTTTCGCTCGCCATAGAGGCGGGCCGGGCGGCCTATCTCTCCGGCCTGATGGAGCCGCGCGACATGGCGTCGCCCTCGACGCCCGTGCTCGGCCGCGCCTTCGGCGATGGATTCGAGGCATGA
- the cobS gene encoding cobaltochelatase subunit CobS, producing the protein MSTPSDKAAGSAPLPDLKVSVRQLFGIDSDLEVPAYSERTEHVPDKDPDYLFDRETTLAILAGFARNRRVMVTGYHGTGKSTHIEQVAARLNWPCVRVNLDSHVSRIDLVGKDAIVLKDGKQVTEFRDGILPWALQHNIALCFDEYDAGRPDVMFVIQRVLEVSGRLTLLDQNRVIRPHPAFRLFATANTVGLGDTSGLYHGTQQINQGQMDRWSIVSTLNYLPHDAETNIVLAKVKSFNATKEGRDAINKMVRVADLSRNAFMSGDLSTVMSPRTVITWAENSEIFGDVGFAFRLTFLNKCDELERPLVAEFYQRCFGKELPESAVNVVMS; encoded by the coding sequence ATGTCAACCCCAAGCGACAAAGCGGCCGGGTCCGCGCCCCTGCCGGACCTCAAAGTCTCCGTGCGCCAGCTGTTCGGCATCGACTCCGATCTCGAGGTTCCCGCCTATTCCGAGCGGACCGAGCATGTCCCGGACAAGGATCCCGACTATCTCTTCGACCGCGAGACGACGCTCGCCATTCTCGCCGGTTTCGCCCGCAACCGCCGCGTCATGGTCACGGGCTATCACGGCACCGGCAAATCGACGCATATCGAGCAGGTGGCCGCGCGGCTCAACTGGCCTTGCGTGCGCGTCAATCTCGACAGCCATGTCTCGCGCATCGATCTCGTCGGCAAGGACGCGATCGTGCTGAAGGACGGCAAGCAGGTGACGGAGTTCCGCGACGGCATTCTGCCCTGGGCGCTCCAGCACAATATCGCGCTGTGCTTCGACGAATATGACGCCGGCCGCCCGGATGTGATGTTCGTCATTCAGCGCGTGCTGGAAGTCTCCGGCCGGCTGACGCTGCTCGATCAGAACCGCGTCATTCGTCCGCACCCCGCCTTCCGCCTCTTCGCCACCGCCAACACGGTCGGCCTCGGCGACACATCCGGCCTCTATCACGGCACGCAGCAGATCAATCAGGGCCAGATGGACCGCTGGTCCATCGTTTCGACGCTCAATTATCTGCCGCATGACGCCGAGACCAATATCGTGCTCGCCAAGGTGAAGAGCTTCAACGCGACCAAGGAAGGCCGCGACGCCATCAACAAGATGGTGCGCGTCGCCGACCTCTCGCGCAACGCCTTCATGTCCGGCGATCTCTCCACGGTGATGAGCCCGCGCACGGTCATCACCTGGGCGGAGAATTCCGAGATATTCGGCGATGTCGGCTTCGCCTTCCGGCTCACCTTCCTGAACAAATGCGACGAGCTCGAGCGTCCGCTCGTCGCCGAGTTCTACCAGCGCTGCTTCGGCAAGGAATTGCCCGAGAGCGCGGTGAATGTGGTGATGTCGTAA
- the rimM gene encoding ribosome maturation factor RimM (Essential for efficient processing of 16S rRNA): MKNAVLLGRLGAAHGVRGEIRLQSFTADPSAISTYGPLFDAGGARRFVIASLRPLGKDMFVARLEGVRDREAAAALTGVELYLPRAALPEPEEDEFYLADLEGLRAETRAGETLGVVIAVRNFGASDLLEVRPPAGGETLLFPFTKAVVPIVDVAGGRVVVEPPLEIEGDGPSREEG; encoded by the coding sequence ATGAAGAACGCCGTCCTGCTCGGCCGGCTCGGCGCCGCCCATGGCGTGCGCGGCGAAATCCGCCTGCAGAGCTTCACCGCCGATCCTTCGGCGATCTCGACCTACGGTCCCTTGTTCGACGCCGGCGGCGCGCGCCGTTTCGTCATCGCTTCGCTGCGGCCTCTGGGCAAGGACATGTTCGTCGCGCGTCTCGAGGGCGTGCGCGACCGCGAGGCGGCGGCGGCACTCACCGGCGTCGAGCTCTATCTTCCGCGCGCGGCGCTGCCGGAGCCGGAGGAAGACGAATTCTATCTCGCCGATCTCGAAGGTCTGCGCGCCGAGACGCGCGCCGGCGAGACGCTCGGCGTGGTGATCGCCGTGCGCAATTTCGGCGCGAGCGATCTGTTGGAAGTGCGCCCGCCCGCCGGCGGCGAGACGCTGCTCTTCCCCTTCACCAAGGCCGTGGTCCCCATCGTCGATGTGGCCGGCGGCCGCGTGGTGGTGGAGCCGCCGCTCGAGATAGAAGGCGATGGGCCCTCAAGGGAAGAGGGATAG
- a CDS encoding thiamine phosphate synthase, protein MSAILLDPFYLIVDSADWLPRLLPCGVRLVQLRVKDREEAALRAEIARARDLCAAHGAQLVVNDYWRLAIELSCDFVHLGQSDLDTADIAAIRAHGIRLGVSTHDEAELERALALAPDYVALGPIYPTLLKQMAFAPQGLEKIGVWKRRIGAIPLVAIGGLTPERARAALAAGADSACVVTDILRAAEPEARAREWVEATDEKRLTTPRRSATPL, encoded by the coding sequence ATGAGCGCGATTTTGCTCGACCCGTTTTATCTCATCGTCGATTCCGCCGATTGGCTGCCGCGGCTGCTGCCTTGCGGCGTGCGGCTCGTGCAATTGCGCGTCAAGGATCGTGAGGAGGCGGCGCTGCGCGCGGAGATCGCCCGCGCTCGCGACCTTTGCGCCGCCCATGGCGCGCAGCTCGTCGTCAATGATTATTGGCGGCTCGCCATCGAGCTTTCCTGCGATTTCGTGCATCTCGGCCAGAGCGATCTCGACACGGCCGATATCGCCGCGATCCGCGCCCATGGGATAAGGCTCGGCGTCAGCACGCATGACGAGGCGGAGCTGGAGCGGGCGTTGGCGCTCGCTCCCGATTATGTCGCGCTGGGGCCGATCTATCCCACCTTGCTGAAGCAAATGGCCTTCGCCCCGCAGGGGCTCGAGAAGATCGGCGTCTGGAAACGCCGCATCGGCGCGATTCCGCTGGTCGCCATCGGCGGGCTGACGCCGGAGCGCGCCCGCGCGGCGCTGGCGGCGGGGGCGGACAGCGCCTGCGTCGTCACCGATATATTGCGCGCCGCGGAGCCGGAAGCGCGCGCCCGCGAGTGGGTGGAGGCGACGGACGAAAAGCGTCTCACGACGCCCCGCCGATCGGCCACTCCCCTTTGA
- the trmD gene encoding tRNA (guanosine(37)-N1)-methyltransferase TrmD — MWRATILTLFPEMFPGPLGLSLAGDGLARGLWSLEARNIREHGLGRHRAVDDTPAGGGPGMVMRADVLAAAIDAAAPQGDARPRLVMSPRGAPLTQSRVRALVEGEGAVILCGRFEGVDERIIEARALEEVSIGDYVLSGGEIAAMALVDACVRLLPGIMGESASGEEESFESGLLEYPQYTRPRDFEGRAIPDILLCGDHAKIAKWRHERALELTRARRPDLLNDRERETRAEKGASTSPSRGEVER, encoded by the coding sequence ATGTGGCGCGCGACGATCCTTACACTCTTCCCGGAAATGTTCCCCGGCCCGCTCGGCCTGTCGCTCGCGGGCGACGGGCTTGCGCGCGGGCTCTGGTCGCTCGAGGCGCGCAATATTCGCGAGCATGGGCTCGGCCGTCATCGCGCCGTCGATGACACGCCCGCCGGCGGCGGTCCCGGCATGGTGATGCGCGCCGATGTTCTCGCCGCGGCGATCGACGCCGCCGCGCCCCAGGGCGATGCGCGACCGCGCCTCGTGATGAGTCCGCGCGGCGCGCCGCTCACGCAGAGCCGCGTGCGCGCGCTGGTCGAAGGCGAGGGCGCCGTCATCCTCTGCGGACGCTTCGAGGGCGTGGACGAGCGCATCATCGAAGCGCGCGCGCTGGAGGAGGTCTCGATCGGCGATTATGTGCTCTCGGGCGGCGAGATCGCGGCCATGGCGCTCGTCGACGCCTGCGTGCGGCTATTGCCGGGCATAATGGGCGAATCGGCCTCGGGCGAGGAGGAGAGCTTCGAGTCCGGTCTGCTCGAATATCCGCAATATACGCGGCCGCGCGATTTCGAGGGCCGCGCCATTCCCGACATTCTGCTCTGCGGCGATCACGCCAAGATCGCGAAATGGCGCCATGAGCGCGCGCTCGAGCTGACGCGCGCGCGGCGGCCGGATTTGTTGAACGATCGGGAGAGAGAGACGCGCGCCGAAAAGGGCGCGTCCACCTCCCCCTCGAGGGGGGAGGTCGAGCGCTGA
- a CDS encoding quinoprotein dehydrogenase-associated SoxYZ-like carrier — translation MVAALCLSAGAALAQEQKIDPWPGLVTDIFHDHAITSHEGVVALEAPKRAEDAAIVPMTISLLEPGLRAATLVIDENPMPMAAAFSFGEGAGVTKIETRVRVNSYTNVHVVGQTNDGALHSVVKFVKASGGCSAPAIKDQDEASANLGKMKYREFASENPTLREAQIMIRHPNNSGLQMDPLTRAYIPAHYVDKVEVRQGDALIFSMEGGISLSEDPSFRFAYKPNGAKVMRVEARDNQGNVFKGEWPIGGAS, via the coding sequence ATGGTGGCGGCGCTCTGCCTTTCGGCCGGCGCGGCGCTGGCCCAGGAGCAGAAGATCGATCCCTGGCCGGGCCTCGTCACCGATATTTTCCACGATCACGCGATCACGTCGCATGAGGGCGTGGTGGCCCTGGAGGCGCCGAAGCGGGCCGAGGACGCCGCCATCGTGCCGATGACCATCTCGCTGCTCGAGCCCGGCCTGCGCGCGGCGACGCTGGTCATCGACGAGAATCCCATGCCCATGGCGGCGGCCTTCTCCTTCGGCGAGGGCGCCGGCGTCACGAAGATCGAGACGCGCGTGCGCGTGAACTCGTACACCAATGTGCATGTCGTCGGCCAAACGAACGACGGCGCGCTGCATTCGGTGGTGAAATTCGTGAAGGCCTCGGGCGGCTGCTCGGCTCCGGCGATCAAGGATCAGGACGAGGCCTCCGCCAATCTCGGCAAAATGAAATATCGGGAATTCGCCAGCGAGAATCCCACGCTGCGCGAGGCGCAGATCATGATTCGCCATCCCAATAATTCGGGATTGCAGATGGACCCGCTCACCCGAGCCTATATTCCGGCTCATTATGTCGACAAGGTGGAAGTGCGTCAGGGCGATGCGCTGATCTTCTCCATGGAGGGCGGAATTTCCCTGTCCGAGGATCCGAGCTTTCGCTTCGCCTACAAGCCCAATGGCGCCAAGGTGATGCGCGTCGAGGCGCGCGACAATCAGGGCAATGTGTTCAAAGGGGAGTGGCCGATCGGCGGGGCGTCGTGA
- a CDS encoding BolA family protein — MAEQGNIGAVQARIRSKLTEGLAPVTLKVIDESDKHAGHGGHHQDGESHFRIEVVSEAFAGKKLVERHRIVNTLLAEELATRVHALAITARAPQE; from the coding sequence ATGGCCGAGCAAGGCAATATCGGCGCCGTCCAGGCCCGCATCCGTTCGAAGCTGACCGAAGGGCTCGCGCCCGTCACCTTGAAGGTGATCGACGAGTCCGACAAGCACGCCGGGCACGGCGGCCATCATCAGGACGGCGAGAGCCATTTTCGCATAGAGGTGGTGAGCGAGGCTTTCGCCGGCAAGAAGCTGGTGGAGCGCCATCGCATCGTGAACACGCTGCTCGCCGAGGAGCTGGCGACCCGCGTCCACGCGCTGGCGATCACGGCGCGCGCGCCGCAGGAGTAA
- the thiS gene encoding sulfur carrier protein ThiS, with translation MERLIEELGFSEQTIATAVNQEFVRSKDRGETLLVEDDTIEIVTPRQGG, from the coding sequence TTGGAGCGCCTCATCGAGGAATTGGGCTTTAGCGAGCAGACCATCGCCACGGCGGTGAATCAGGAATTCGTGCGCAGCAAGGATCGCGGCGAGACGCTGCTGGTCGAGGACGATACGATCGAGATCGTCACGCCGCGGCAGGGAGGGTGA
- the ffh gene encoding signal recognition particle protein produces the protein MFEGLSDKLSGIFDKLTRRGALSEADVAEALREVRRALLEADVALDVVRTFTDSVQAKAVGANVVKSVSPGQMVVKIVNDVLVETLGSTAQPIDLDAAPPVAIMLVGLQGAGKTTTTAKIAKRLTERHGKRVLMASLDVKRPAAQEQLAILGRQVNVDTLAIVPGQDPVKIAKRAEETARREGYDVVMLDTAGRTHIDEPLMEEMAQIKAVSKPHEILLVVDALTGQDAVNLAKNFDDRVGLTGIVLTRVDGDGRGGAALSMRAVTGKPIKLIATGEKMDALDEFSPQRIANRILGMGDIVALVEKAAAAVDQEQAARAAERMAKGKFDLQDLADQLSMMEKVGGFGGIMGLLPGVAKMKEQIASANIDDKMFKRQRAIILSMTPKERRNPDILKASRKRRIAAGSGAKVEEVNKLLKQHRQMADMMKAMGGGKGGGMMAKAAQMMGMGGMQAPSPEQLAQLQKKMGGTLPPGAGPSIPAAPPASAFSAKPTLPGLGGGGGFLSGLNPFGKKK, from the coding sequence ATGTTCGAGGGCCTTTCCGACAAGCTCTCCGGCATATTCGACAAGCTCACGCGGCGCGGCGCCCTTTCGGAGGCCGATGTCGCCGAGGCTCTGCGCGAGGTGCGCCGCGCTCTGCTCGAGGCGGATGTCGCGCTCGACGTCGTGCGCACATTCACTGACAGCGTGCAGGCCAAGGCCGTCGGCGCCAATGTGGTGAAGTCGGTCTCGCCCGGCCAGATGGTCGTCAAGATCGTCAATGACGTGCTGGTCGAGACGCTGGGCTCCACCGCGCAGCCGATCGACCTCGACGCCGCGCCGCCGGTCGCCATCATGCTGGTCGGCCTGCAGGGCGCCGGCAAGACGACGACCACCGCCAAAATCGCCAAGCGCCTGACCGAGCGTCATGGCAAGCGCGTGCTGATGGCCTCGCTGGACGTGAAGCGTCCCGCCGCGCAGGAGCAGCTCGCCATTCTCGGCCGGCAGGTGAATGTCGACACTCTGGCGATCGTCCCCGGCCAGGACCCGGTGAAGATCGCCAAGCGCGCCGAGGAGACCGCGCGGCGCGAAGGCTATGATGTGGTGATGCTCGACACGGCGGGCCGCACGCATATCGACGAGCCGCTGATGGAGGAGATGGCGCAGATCAAGGCCGTCTCCAAGCCGCATGAGATATTGCTCGTCGTCGATGCGCTGACCGGTCAGGACGCGGTCAATCTCGCCAAGAATTTCGACGATCGCGTCGGGCTGACCGGCATTGTGCTGACGCGCGTCGACGGCGATGGCCGCGGCGGCGCGGCGCTCTCCATGCGCGCCGTCACCGGCAAGCCGATCAAGCTGATCGCCACCGGCGAGAAGATGGATGCGCTCGACGAATTCTCGCCGCAGCGCATCGCCAATCGTATTCTCGGCATGGGCGACATTGTCGCGCTGGTGGAGAAAGCCGCCGCCGCCGTCGATCAGGAACAGGCCGCCCGCGCCGCCGAGCGCATGGCGAAGGGCAAGTTCGATCTGCAGGATTTGGCCGATCAGCTGTCGATGATGGAAAAGGTCGGCGGCTTCGGCGGCATAATGGGGCTGCTGCCCGGCGTCGCCAAGATGAAGGAGCAGATCGCCTCCGCCAACATCGACGACAAAATGTTCAAGCGCCAGCGCGCCATCATTCTGTCGATGACGCCCAAGGAGCGGCGCAATCCCGACATTCTCAAAGCCTCGCGCAAGCGCCGCATCGCGGCGGGCTCCGGCGCGAAGGTGGAGGAGGTCAACAAGCTGCTGAAACAGCATCGCCAGATGGCCGATATGATGAAAGCCATGGGCGGCGGCAAGGGCGGCGGCATGATGGCCAAGGCCGCGCAGATGATGGGCATGGGCGGGATGCAGGCGCCTTCGCCCGAGCAGCTCGCGCAATTGCAGAAGAAAATGGGCGGCACCCTGCCGCCCGGCGCCGGCCCCAGCATTCCCGCTGCGCCGCCGGCTTCCGCATTCTCCGCCAAGCCGACGCTTCCGGGCCTCGGCGGCGGCGGAGGTTTCCTGAGCGGGTTGAATCCGTTCGGGAAGAAGAAATGA
- the rpsP gene encoding 30S ribosomal protein S16: MSLKIRLSRGGAKKRPFYRVVVADSRSPRDGRFIERLGTFDPLKPKDAADRLVLDAEKAKEWIAKGAQATDRVARLLESVGVGKREARSNPQKAQPKKKAQERAAAAAAAAEAASA, encoded by the coding sequence ATGTCCCTGAAGATCAGACTCTCCCGCGGCGGCGCCAAGAAGCGTCCCTTCTATCGCGTCGTCGTCGCCGATTCGCGCTCGCCCCGCGATGGCCGCTTCATCGAGCGTCTCGGCACTTTCGATCCGCTGAAGCCGAAGGACGCCGCCGATCGTCTCGTGCTCGACGCCGAGAAGGCGAAGGAGTGGATCGCCAAGGGCGCGCAGGCGACCGATCGCGTCGCCCGCCTGCTCGAGAGCGTCGGCGTCGGCAAGCGCGAGGCGCGCAGCAATCCGCAGAAGGCTCAGCCGAAGAAGAAGGCGCAGGAGCGCGCCGCCGCTGCGGCCGCCGCCGCCGAGGCCGCCTCGGCCTGA